The following are encoded together in the Serratia odorifera genome:
- a CDS encoding YqcC family protein: protein MSIQNQVRHDLQAIEQSMRDLALWQVSPPAPEAFSSTEPFCVDSMLAEEWLQWVLLPRMYALLDAGAPLPTRFAITPYFEEALKDKQPNCLPLLVLLQRLDNTLNKEPG from the coding sequence ATGAGTATACAAAATCAGGTTCGCCACGATTTGCAGGCGATAGAACAATCCATGCGGGATTTGGCGTTGTGGCAGGTGTCGCCGCCTGCGCCTGAAGCGTTCAGCAGCACCGAGCCATTTTGCGTCGACAGCATGTTGGCGGAAGAGTGGCTGCAATGGGTGCTGTTGCCGCGGATGTATGCGTTGCTGGACGCCGGTGCGCCGTTGCCGACCCGCTTTGCCATTACGCCGTATTTCGAGGAAGCGCTGAAAGACAAGCAGCCAAACTGTCTGCCGCTGCTGGTGCTGTTGCAGCGTCTGGACAATACGCTGAATAAAGAGCCCGGCTAA